One region of Thunnus thynnus chromosome 14, fThuThy2.1, whole genome shotgun sequence genomic DNA includes:
- the gclc gene encoding glutamate--cysteine ligase catalytic subunit: MGLLSQGSPLNWEETKKYADHIRKHGIIQFLNIYNKVKDRQKDVLKWGDEVEYMLVELDDKDEKVRIVLNGGDVLETLQDQGENKNPNHPTLWRPEYGSYMIEGTPGQPYGGTMSEFNTVEGNMGKRRREASSVLNQNETLCTITAFPRLGCPGFTKPEYRPTPVEKGVSKSLFFPDEAINRHPRFSTLTRNIRHRRGEKVVINVPIFKDKCTPSPFVEEFPEDDGEAARAALPDHIYMDAMGFGMGNCCLQVTFQACSIDEARYLYDQLATFCPIVMALSAASPFYRGYVSDIDCRWGVISASVDDRTPEERGLKPLKNNKYRIFKSRYDSIDSYLSSCGEKYNDIDLTIDEEIKKQLLSAGIDKLLAQHIAHLFIRDPLSVFEEKIHLDDENESDHFENLQSTNWQTMRFKPPPPNSDIGWRVEFRPMEVQLTDFENAAYVVFVVLLTRVILSYKLDFLIPLSKVDENMKVAQKRNAVQEGMFYFRKDIFKGCNPVLDGAASAQNGLESDGANEEYTLMSIDTIINGKEGVFQGLIPILNCYLENMEVDVDTRCTILNYLKLIKKRASGDLMTMAKWMREFVANHPQYKQDSVITDKINYDLFLKCDMIAKGEEQCPELIGNPVNRFK, from the exons atGGGTTTACTGTCACAGGGGTCTCCACTGAACTGGGAAGAAACCAAGAAGTATGCTGACCACATCAGGAAACATGGCATCATCCAGTTCCTTAACATCTACAACAAGGTGAAGGATCGCCAGAAAGACGTGTTGAAATGGGGTGATGAG GTTGAGTACATGTTAGTGGAACTGGATGACAAGGATGAAAAGGTTCGAATTGTCCTGAATGGAGGAGATGTTCTGGAAACTCTTCAAGAccaaggagaaaataaaaatcccAA tCACCCCACGCTCTGGAGACCAGAGTATGGCAGCTACATGATTGAAGGAACTCCGGGGCAGCCGTATGGCGGCACGATGTCAGAGTTCAACACTGTGGAGGGAAACATGGGGAAGAGAAGACGAGAGGCCTCGTCAGTCCTGAACCAGAACGAAACACTCTGCACCATCACTGCATTCCCAAG GTTAGGTTGCCCAGGTTTCACCAAACCAGAATACCGGCCAACGCCTGTTGAGAAGGGAGTGTCAAAGTCGCTGTTTTTCCCAGATGAAGCCATCAACAGACACCCAAGATTCAG cACCCTTACCAGAAACATACGTcacagaagaggagagaaagttGTGATTAATGTGCCAA tcttcAAAGACAAGTGCACTCCGTCTCCATTTGTGGAGGAGTTTCCTGAGGACGATGGCGAAGCAGCGAGAGCGGCTCTGCCTGACCATATCTATATGGACGCTATGGGCTTCGGCATGGGCAACTGCTGTCTGCAG GTGACATTCCAAGCTTGCAGCATTGATGAAGCAAGGTACCTTTATGACCAACTAGCAACATTCTGCCCTATAGTG ATGGCTTTGAGTGCAGCCTCACCCTTCTACAGAGGCTATGTGTCAGATATTGATTGTCGCTGGGGAGTTATTTCTGCCTCGGTGGATGACAGGACACCGGAAGAACGCGGGCTGAAG cctttgaaaaacaacaaatacagaatCTTCAAGTCAAGATATGATTCAATCGACAGCTACCTGTCCAGCTGCGGTGAGAAGTACAACGACATCGATTTGACGATAGACGAGGAGATCAAAAAGCAGCTGCTCAGTGCAG GGATTGACAAGCTGCTGGCCCAACACATAGCACACCTCTTCATCCGAGATCCACTCTCCGTCTTTGAGGAGAAAATACACTTGGATGACGAAAATGAGTCTGATCACTTTGAG AACCTTCAGTCGACCAACTGGCAGACGATGAGGTTTAAACCGCCACCTCCAAACTCTGATATCGGCTGGAGAGTTGAGTTCCGCCCCATGGAG GTGCAGCTAACCGATTTTGAAAATGCTGCATATGTGGTGTTTGTCGTCCTGCTCACCAGAGTGATCCTGTCCTACAAACTGGATTTCCTAATCCCCTTGTCAAAG GTTGATGAAAACATGAAGGTGGCACAGAAGAGAAACGCTGTCCAGGAGGGCATGTTTTACTTCCGAAAGGACATCTTCAAAG GCTGCAACCCGGTCCTCGATGGTGCTGCTTCTGCTCAGAATGGCCTGGAGAGTGATGGAGCTAATGAGGAGTACACACTGATGAGCATTGACACCATCATCAATGGAAAA GAGGGAGTTTTTCAAGGACTTATCCCGATCCTTAACTGCTACCTGGAGAACATGGAAGTAGATGTGGACACCAGGTGCACCATTTTGAATTATCTGAAACTCATCAAGAAACGGGCCTCAG GTGACCTTATGACCATGGCCAAGTGGATGAGGGAATTTGTTGCAAATCACCCGCAGTACAAGCAGGACAGCGTCATAACCGACAAGATCAACTACGACCTGTTCCTGAAGTGTGACATGATTGCAAAAGGCGAAGAGCAGTGCCCAGAGCTAATCGGAAACCCCGTCAACAGATTCAAATGA
- the klhl31 gene encoding kelch-like protein 31, translated as MAPKKSKTTKKNKGDINEMTIMVEDSPINKINGLNTLLEGGNGFNCISTEVTDSVYAPNLLEGLSHMRQDSFLCDLTVATKSKSFDVHKVVMASCSEYIRNILKKDSALQKIDLNDLSPVGLATAITYAYSGKLTLSLYSIGSTIAAAMLLQISTLVKMCSDFLMQELSVENCMYVANIADAYNLKETKVAAQKFMRENFIEFSEMEQFLKLTYEQICDFLSDDSLQLPSEVTAFQIAMKWLDFDEKRLKYAADLLTHIRFGTISAQDLVNHVQSVPRMMQDSECHRLLVDAMNYHLLPYQQNILQSRRTKVRGGLKVILTVGGRPALTEKSLSKDVLYRDVDNVWNKLTEMPAKSFNQCVAVLDGFLYVAGGEDQNDARNQAKHAVSNFCRYDPRFNTWIHLSNMIQRRTHFSINTFNGLLFAVGGRNADGVQASVECYVPSSNQWQMKAPMEVPRCCHASSVIEGKILVSGGYINNAYSRAVCSYDPSTDTWQDKTSLSTPRGWHCAATVGDRAYVIGGSQLGGRGERVDVLAVESYNPQNGQWSYCAPLHTGVSTAGVSILNNKVYLLGGWNEGEKKYKKCIQVYNPDLNEWTEDDELPEATVGISCCVVTIPTRKTRESRASSVSSAPVSI; from the exons ATGGCACCCAAAAAGAGCAAGACGACCAAAAAGAATAAAGGAGACATAAATGAAATGACCATCATGGTTGAGGACAGCCCCATCAACAAGATCAACGGGCTGAACACACTGTTAGAAGGAGGAAACGGCTTCAACTGCATTTCAACTGAAGTGACAGATTCAGTGTATGCCCCAAATCTCCTGGAAGGTTTGAGCCACATGAGGCAAGACAGCTTCCTCTGTGATCTAACAGTTGCCACCAAGTCAAAGTCATTTGACGTCCACAAGGTTGTCATGGCCTCCTGCAGCGAGTACATTCGAAACATCTTGAAGAAGGATTCAGCCCTGCAGAAGATTGACCTGAATGACCTCTCGCCTGTCGGCCTCGCCACAGCAATCACATATGCATACTCTGGAAAGCTCACCTTGTCGCTGTACAGCATCGGCAGCACTATTGCCGCAGCCATGCTGCTGCAGATCAGCACCTTAGTGAAGATGTGCAGCGATTTCCTCATGCAGGAGCTCAGCGTTGAGAATTGCATGTATGTGGCCAATATTGCTGATGCCTACAACCTCAAAGAAACCAAGGTGGCAGCGCAGAAGTTCATGCGGGAGAACTTCATCGAGTTCTCTGAGATGGAGCAGTTCCTGAAGCTCACCTATGAGCAGATCTGTGATTTCCTCTCAGATGATTCCCTGCAGCTCCCCTCTGAGGTCACAGCCTtccagattgccatgaaatggtTGGACTTTGATGAGAAGAGGCTGAAGTATGCGGCAGATCTCCTTACTCACATCCGCTTTGGCACTATCTCTGCCCAAGACCTGGTAAATCATGTCCAGAGTGTGCCTAGAATGATGCAAGACTCTGAGTGCCACCGTCTCCTTGTTGACGCCATGAATTACCATCTGCTGCCATACCAACAGAATATCCTTCAGTCACGCAGAACAAAGGTACGCGGTGGCCTCAAGGTGATACTCACAGTTGGTGGACGCCCAGCCTTGACAGAGAAATCTCTCAGCAAAGACGTTCTCTACAGGGACGTCGATAATGTGTGGAATAAGTTGACAGAAATGCCAGCTAAGAGCTTTAATCAGTGTGTGGCAGTCTTGGATGGCTTCCTGTATGTGGCAGGTGGTGAGGACCAGAATGATGCTAGGAACCAGGCGAAACACGCTGTCAGCAACTTTTGCAG GTATGACCCCCGGTTCAACACTTGGATTCATCTGAGCAACATGATCCAAAGGCGCACCCACTTCAGCATCAACACCTTCAATGGCCTCTTGTTTGCTGTCGGAGGGCGAAATGCTGACGGTGTTCAGGCATCTGTGGAGTGCTATGTGCCATCCTCCAACCAGTGGCAGATGAAGGCACCGATGGAGGTGCCCCGCTGCTGTCATGCCAGCTCTGTCATTGAGGGCAAGATCCTTGTATCCGGAGGTTACATCAACAATGCCTACTCTAGAGCCGTGTGCTCTTATGACCCGTCCACTGATACCTGGCAGGACAAGACCAGCCTGAGCACACCTCGAGGTTGGCACTGTGCTGCCACGGTTGGAGACCGCGCCTACGTCATCGGTGGCAGTCAGTTGGGAGGTCGTGGGGAGAGGGTAGATGTCCTGGCCGTTGAATCTTACAACCCTCAGAACGGGCAGTGGAGCTACTGTGCGCCTCTTCACACAGGAGTGAGCACGGCCGGTGTTTCCATTTTGAACAACAAGGTGTATCTCCTCGGAGGCTGGAATGAGGGTGAGAAGAAGTACAAGAAATGCATTCAGGTTTACAACCCTGACCTCAATGAATGGACTGAGGATGACGAATTGCCAGAAGCTACAGTCGGCATTTCATGCTGTGTCGTCACCATACCCACAAGGAAAACACGAGAGTCTAGAGCCAGTTCAGTTTCCTCTGCACCAGTCAGTATATAA